Below is a genomic region from Streptomyces sp. NBC_00461.
CCCCGCTGGGCCCGTGGCTCGTACCGGCCGAGTCGATCGCCGACCCGGGTGATCTGCGGGTCACGCTCAAGCTCAACGGCGAGACCATGCAGGACGAGTCCACCAAGGACATGCTGTTCGGCGTTGCACGCCTGGTGTCGTACATCTCCCGGACCGCCCAACTCCTGCCCGGTGACCTGGTGTTGACCGGCAGCCCGGCCGGCAACGGCATGCACTGGGGGCGGCTGCTGCGCGACGGCGACGTCATGGAGGGGTCCATCACCGGTCTGGGTGTGCAGCGCACCCGATGCGTCGGGGAAGCCTCGTGAACCGCCACGACCCCGAGGGCGCGATCGCCGAGGCGGCCAAGGCGTACTCCAACTGGGGGCGCTGGGGCGAGGACGATGTGCTCGGCACCCTGAACTTCCTCGACGAGGCCAAGCGCCGCGAGGGCGCCGCGCTGGTGCGCCGCGGCGTGAGCTTCTCGCTGTCACAGCGGTTCGACATGAACGGGCCGCAGAAGGGCTGGCGGCGGCGGACCAACCCCGTGCACACGATGCTCGACACCGGGACCGACGCGGCCCTGGGCAACCAGGGCTTCCCGCACGGCATCGGCGGCGCCGACGACGTGATCGCGATGCCGCTGCAGTGCTCCACCCAGTGGGACGGCCTCGGGCACATCTTCGACCACGGCAAGGCCTGGAACGGACGGGCGGCCGAGAAGGTCGTCACCTCCGACGGCGACCTCGTCACCGGCATCGAGCACATGGCCCCGTACGTCGCCGGGCGCGGGGTGCTCCTCGACGTAGGCCAAGTGGTTGGAGCCGACGGCGAGTTGGC
It encodes:
- a CDS encoding cyclase family protein → MRRGSLVNRHDPEGAIAEAAKAYSNWGRWGEDDVLGTLNFLDEAKRREGAALVRRGVSFSLSQRFDMNGPQKGWRRRTNPVHTMLDTGTDAALGNQGFPHGIGGADDVIAMPLQCSTQWDGLGHIFDHGKAWNGRAAEKVVTSDGDLVTGIEHMAPYVAGRGVLLDVGQVVGADGELADGFAVTAEHLTATAEAHGVSVGRGDIVLVRTGHLARARRDGWGDYAGGPAPGLSFTTAGWLHGSEIAAVATDTWGFEVRPNEFEDAFQPLHQVVIPNMGLLIGEMWDLDALAADCADDGVYEFWLTAAPLPITGAVGSPVNPIAVK